CGGATTTGGCGGGCGACTCGTCTACTTTGGAGACGTCAAAGGCGACGTATACGCTGTGAATTCCACAACCGGGAAACTGCTGTGGAAGGCCCATGCCGACTCCCATCCCGAAGCCCGAATCACCGGTTCGCCCGTGTTCTTCGGTACTCGCCTGTATGTTCCCGTTTCTTCCGGCGAAGAGGGCGCGGCGATCGATCCCAAATACCCGTGCTGTTCCTTTCGCGGAAGCATTGTGGCACTCGATGCCCAAACGGGCAAACAGATTTGGAAGTCTTACACAATCCCTGATACTCCTCATCCTACTGAGCGCAAAAATTCCGCCGGAACAGCAATGTGGGGCCCGTCCGGGGCCGCGGTGTGGTCACCACCCACGATCGACCCCAAGGCGAATGAAATTTACGTCGCAACGGGAAACAGTTATTCGGACCCACCAACACCCTATACGGATGCCGTGATCGCCTTTCGCATGAGTGACGGAAAGTTGCTCTGGCATCGGCAACTGACTCCGGATGATCGTTGGAACATTGCTTGCGTAGCCCCTGGCAGGGAGAACTGTCCCGACCAGCCTGGAAACGATTTTGATTTTGGATCGCCTCCCATTCTTGTGACGATGCCAAACGGGCAGCGGGAACTGATCGTTGGCCAGAAATCGGGGGTGGTTTACGCGCTCAATCCCGACCGAAAAGGCGAAATCATCTGGGAGTCGCGGATTGGCAAGGGCGGCCCGCTCGGAGGAATCGAGTGGGGTGGCGCGGCAGGCGGAAACGCTGTTTACTTTCCCCTCTCGGACTGGGACCCGAACAATCCGGCAGCGGGGGGAGGAATGTTTGCTCTGCGAGCTTCCACTGGGAAGGAAATCTGGCATTCGCCAGCGCCCTCACCGGCGTGCCTGAAAGATGTGGGTTGCAGCGCAGCGCAGAGCGCGCCGCCAACCCTGGTCCCAGGAGTCGTCTTCTCCGGCTCCGAAGACGGGCACCTTCGCGCCTATGACACGAAGGATGGCAGCGTCCTTTGGGACTTCAACTCTCTGCAAGCCTACCATACCGTGAACGGGATTGACGCGCATGGAGGTTCGATGACCGCAACCGGCCCCGCCGTCTTTGGCGGAATGCTTTATGTTCAGGCTGGCTACACAAACAACATCGCTGGGAACGTGCTTTTAGCCTTCTCCGTGGACGGCAAATGATCCAGCGACTCCGATAGTCCGCCAGATTATCCTCGCCAGCAGATCAGCTTCAACTCGGTCATTTCCTCAACGGCGTAACGGGGGCCTTCGCGGCCTACGCCGCTCAGCTTGGTGCCGCCGTAAGGCATCAGGTCAACCCGGAAGGCGGGGACGTCATTCACCATCACTCCGCCCACGCGAAGCTTCCGGGCCGCATCGAAAGCCCTGCCAACATCGCGCGTGCAGATGCCCGCCTGCAGGCCATATTCGCTTGCGTTGACGGCATCAATGGCTTCTTCAAGCCTGCGATACCGGTGAAGAACGACCAGCGGCCCGAACACTTCCTTGCAGCAGACGGCATCGTCCGGCGCAACATCTGTTATCACGGCCGGCTCCATGACCGTACCATGGCGAGTTCCTCCGGTCAGCAGCCGCGCTCCCCGGGTGACCGCCGCCTTAATCCAGCTTTCCACCCGCTCGGCGGCCGCCGTGCTGATCAGGGAAGCCATGTCGGTGCTTTCTTCCAGCGGATGGCCGATCTTCAGCGCCCGCACTCCGGCCACAAATCTTTCCGTAAAATCTCCGGCGATCGACTCATGTACGAAGATGTTCTGAACGGAAATGCAGACCTGGCCCGCGATCGCGTAGCCACCTGCGACACAGCGCGGCACCAGCATTTCCACATCGCAATCCGGCTCCAGAATCACGGACGAGTTTGAGCCCATTTCGAGCGTCACCCGCCGGAGTCTGGCTGCGGCACGGATTTCCCGGCCCACCTCGGGACTGCCCGTAAAAGTGATCATGGCGATGCGCGAATCACTGACAATCTTGCGACCCGTTTCTTCTCCCAGGCCGGTCACCACGTTGTATGCACCCTCAGGCACACCGGCTTCGATGGCCAACTGCGCCAGGCGCAGCGCGCTGAGCGGCGTGTTCTCCGAGGGTTTGTGGACCACGCTGTTGCCGGCCGCGAGCGCCGGCCCGATCTTGTGGAGCGCGAGATTCAGGGGAAAGTTGAATGGGGTAATGGCGGCGATCACTCCTAGCGGCTCGCGCACCGTCATTGCCCAGCGGCCCTTGCCGCCCGGGGCCCCTTCCATGGGCACCACCTCGCCGTGAAGATTGCGCGCCGCATCTGCGGAAGCCGCTAGCGTCTGCTGCGCTCTGCCCACCTCGGTACGCGCTTCGCGAATGGTTTTCCCGGTTTCCAGAGTGACCAGCCGCGCAAACTCTTCCGCATCGCGTTCCAACAGGTTTCTCATGCGCTGGAGTAGTTCCGCCCGTTCGTATTGGGTGAGCCCGGCCATCGCTTTGGCGCCCTTCTGCGCTGCCGCAACGGCCCGCTCGACTGTGGCGGCATCTGCGTCGTAAACTTCCGCAACGGGCGTACCATCGTAGGGAAGGTATATAGTTCGCGCCTGCGGCGTTTTGATCCAGTCGCCGCCAATCAACATCGGAAAAGTCTGTTTTTCAATGATTGATATTCCCATTGGCATGCATCCTTTCTGTCTCCGGCGCCCGGCGTTTTCTTCTATGGTATCAGGAAGGATGCCGCGGGCCCGAATCCTTAGCGTGAGCCCTCGTAATTTTTCCCAATGAAATCATCAGGCTGGGCAGGACTTCCAGGACGAAATTGTGCAGCGCCGATCGCATTAACGATCGCACAAACGCTGCGCCCAAAGCCCTCGGGGCCGCGTGTACGGCAGCCTGGAAGGGCTTGGGAATCCCGATCATTGCATGGGCCCACGGTTGCAGAACAAAGGTATTTCCGCTAAGATACGTTTCACGAGGAAAAAAGTGCTGGCTACGTACTGCCGAAGCGAGGCGCAGCCACGAGAAGGCGGCGGGGGCGCGGGCCTTTTCTCTGAGCTATTGAGCGGAAAACCCCGCCTGCACAGATGAATTCCTGAATCAGCGGAATGATTACCCGAAAAATTGGCGATGTTTGCTGGTACGCCTACGACGCCATTATACGCTCGTTCTCAAGGATTGGCATTAATCCCAATTTTCTGACATCTATCGGTTTCACTATCAATCTTGTCGCGGCGTATTTGTTTGCTTACGGATATTTCCGCTGGGCGGGCGTGACGATCATTGTGGGTGGGGTGTTTGACCTGACGGACGGTCCGGTGGCCCGCCGGACGCGCCGCGTGACGCCGTTTGGGGGCTTTTTCGACTCGGTGCTGGACCGCTATTCCGACCTCTTTCTCCTCACGGGCCTGCTGGTCTATTATGGCCGCGTGAATCGCTTTGTGTACGTCGTAGTTGTAGCCCTGGCCATGATCGGCTCGGTGATGACCAGTTATTCGAGGGCGCGGGCGGAAAACCTGATCCGGTCCTGCAAGGTGGGTTTTCTGGAACGCCCGGAGCGCATGGTGTTGATCATTATCGGAGCGCTTTTTGACCGCATGGCGCCCGTGCTGTGGGTGATCGTATTCTTTTCAAATATGACCGTGATTCATCGCGTGATCCACACCTACCGCGAGGCACAGCCTATGGGAGCCGGAGCCAACGGAGCGGCCCAGGACAAAGAGCTTTCCAGAGATCCCGCCACTCCGGTAGCCCAGCCTTGACAGTAACTTACGTCGGTCGATAACATGAAACAACTCAGGGCACAGAGGGCTTGATGCGGGCCTGGTTCCCGCCTGCAGATGGCACAGCAATCACCATTAACGGACGCTGGACCAACGTTCCAGGAAAACGAAATCCTTCTGACAGGAGGGAACGGGTTCCTGGGCAAAGTGATCCTGGCGATGCTGCTTGAGCGTTATCCTCAGGTGAAGCACGTCCATTTGTTGCTTCGACCGGGCAAAGGCCTTTCCGCAGAAGAACGCTTCAAGAGGGAGATCATGGAATCGCCCGTCATGGCGGCGCTGCTGGCGACGCGCGGCGAGAAATTCGTCGAGGAAAGGATCAGCATCTGGCCCGGAGAACTCAGCCAGCCCGCCTGCGGGCTCGACCAGCAGGCCCTCAGCACGGTTACGTCCCGGGTGAAGCTCATCATCAATTGCGCCGGAAAGGTGGAGTTTTTTCCGCCGGTCGATGAATCACTGCGGGCAAACGTGGACGGCGTGGAGAACGCCATAGCACTGGCCAGGAGCGCTGGCGCGCGGCTCCTGCACGTTTCCACCTGCTTTGTTTCTGGCGAAGCCAATGGCCTGATCGAAGAAACCGAGCCCATCCTCGGTTTCTACCCTCATCGCAAGGGCGCCGAAGATAGTGCCTTCGACGCGCTCACCGAACTCGCCTATTGCCGTGAGCAGGTCCGGTTGATCACTGCATCCGCGGTCTCCGACGAAACGGAGAAACCGCAGGCGCCCTCAAAAGAGGCGGCGCAGAAGCTGGTGGCCCTGGGCAAGCGGCGCGCTGAACATTGGGGCTGGGTCAACACCTACACCTACTCGAAGAGCCTGGGCGAACAACTGATCGCTCGCGAGAAAGACCTGCCATGGTCCATCGTGCGGCCGGCCATCGTGGAAAGCGCCTTGCGGTTTCCTTTCCCCGGCTGGATCGAAGGCGGAAGGACCGCCGCCCCGCTGGTGCTGATGGCCATGGGCGGGCTTAAACACTGGCCCGTGAGCCGCAACACTCCGCTGGAAGTAGTTCCCGTAGACCTGGTGGCGGCGGCAGTCCTGGCTGTGGGCGCGCTGCTGCTGAAAGGTCGCGCGGACAAGGTTTATCAACTAGGCACTGCGGATGTAAATCCCATCAAGCTGGGAGCTCTGGTGGACCTGCTGCGGCAGGAAGCGCGAAAAAGGTCCAGCCGGAACGGCAAGGCAAGGCTGCCGCTGCGCATCGCTGCTTCGCGCGGACGAGCGCGGTTTATTTCCCTTGAACAGGCTCGGGCGCGCCGGCAAAGGACCGAGAGGCGCATCCAGCGGGCGCAAGTTATACTCGACCGCATGCACAGCGCTGTACACAGGGCCGGGTTGCCGGGGAAGCAGTCCCTCGCCGCCTGGCAGAGCGCCCTGCGCACCCTGGGTTTGCAGGCGCGGTTCCGCGAGCAGACCCTTGACCAGTATCTGCCGTTCATCCTTCACAATCACTACGTCTTCGAATCGGAAAACATCCGGACCGCCTACCAGAAACTTTCGCAGAAAGACAGAATGCTTCTGCCGTGGGACCCGGAGCGGATTCACTGGAAAAAATACTGGGTCCACCATCAGATCGAAGGGATCGAAAAATGGATCCAGCCCGAGGCCGTAAAGGACTGGTCATTTAAAATTTAGAGGAACGAGTTGGAAGCATCCATCGAAAATGCCAACCACGCCCCGACAAATTGACGCGGCCCAGCTTGAAGAGCAGATGCTCCAGATTGTGCGCGAGCTTCTCACCGAGCTGGGATCGCTTCGCGCGGCGGAATCCGTCACCTTGCGTTCTTCGCTGGAGCGCGACCTGGGCCTGGGTAGCCTGGAGATGGTGGAACTGCTGGTGCGCACGGAAGCGCACTTCAACGTGCGATTGCCCGACCGCATCGCCGAAGAGGCTGACACGCCCGGCGACTGGGTGCGCGCCGTGGCAGGCGGCGAGGAAGAAGCTCCTGCCGCCTCGCAGCGCTACACCATCCGGCAGCCGGGGCGCGTTGCGCCGCCGCCGCCGGAATCCGCCCGCACGCTGATCGAAGTTTTGCGCAAGCATGCCGAGGTGGACCCGGACCGCGTCCAGGCCCACATGCTGGAAGGCAATTCCGGAGAAGACATCGGCTATGGCAAACTGCTGGCCACAGCC
This portion of the Terriglobia bacterium genome encodes:
- a CDS encoding CDP-alcohol phosphatidyltransferase family protein, whose amino-acid sequence is MITRKIGDVCWYAYDAIIRSFSRIGINPNFLTSIGFTINLVAAYLFAYGYFRWAGVTIIVGGVFDLTDGPVARRTRRVTPFGGFFDSVLDRYSDLFLLTGLLVYYGRVNRFVYVVVVALAMIGSVMTSYSRARAENLIRSCKVGFLERPERMVLIIIGALFDRMAPVLWVIVFFSNMTVIHRVIHTYREAQPMGAGANGAAQDKELSRDPATPVAQP
- a CDS encoding SDR family oxidoreductase, which produces MAQQSPLTDAGPTFQENEILLTGGNGFLGKVILAMLLERYPQVKHVHLLLRPGKGLSAEERFKREIMESPVMAALLATRGEKFVEERISIWPGELSQPACGLDQQALSTVTSRVKLIINCAGKVEFFPPVDESLRANVDGVENAIALARSAGARLLHVSTCFVSGEANGLIEETEPILGFYPHRKGAEDSAFDALTELAYCREQVRLITASAVSDETEKPQAPSKEAAQKLVALGKRRAEHWGWVNTYTYSKSLGEQLIAREKDLPWSIVRPAIVESALRFPFPGWIEGGRTAAPLVLMAMGGLKHWPVSRNTPLEVVPVDLVAAAVLAVGALLLKGRADKVYQLGTADVNPIKLGALVDLLRQEARKRSSRNGKARLPLRIAASRGRARFISLEQARARRQRTERRIQRAQVILDRMHSAVHRAGLPGKQSLAAWQSALRTLGLQARFREQTLDQYLPFILHNHYVFESENIRTAYQKLSQKDRMLLPWDPERIHWKKYWVHHQIEGIEKWIQPEAVKDWSFKI
- a CDS encoding aldehyde dehydrogenase family protein; this translates as MGISIIEKQTFPMLIGGDWIKTPQARTIYLPYDGTPVAEVYDADAATVERAVAAAQKGAKAMAGLTQYERAELLQRMRNLLERDAEEFARLVTLETGKTIREARTEVGRAQQTLAASADAARNLHGEVVPMEGAPGGKGRWAMTVREPLGVIAAITPFNFPLNLALHKIGPALAAGNSVVHKPSENTPLSALRLAQLAIEAGVPEGAYNVVTGLGEETGRKIVSDSRIAMITFTGSPEVGREIRAAARLRRVTLEMGSNSSVILEPDCDVEMLVPRCVAGGYAIAGQVCISVQNIFVHESIAGDFTERFVAGVRALKIGHPLEESTDMASLISTAAAERVESWIKAAVTRGARLLTGGTRHGTVMEPAVITDVAPDDAVCCKEVFGPLVVLHRYRRLEEAIDAVNASEYGLQAGICTRDVGRAFDAARKLRVGGVMVNDVPAFRVDLMPYGGTKLSGVGREGPRYAVEEMTELKLICWRG
- a CDS encoding PQQ-binding-like beta-propeller repeat protein is translated as MKSLPILPAVLLFSLALQLPAASSQTSGTAVFQEKCAVCHRNGSIAPTQEVLGQLSRSYILRSLETGRMESVGKELTRSQRLAVAAFLSTTKTVAQVSHSGYCSVEQKPVLDDPGWTSWGYDAANSRYAPGAISRLTRAEVPRLKLKWALGFPGAYATYGQPTIFGGRVYAGSEDGTVYSVDADTGCLYWTFRAPTTVKTAVSPGFGGRLVYFGDVKGDVYAVNSTTGKLLWKAHADSHPEARITGSPVFFGTRLYVPVSSGEEGAAIDPKYPCCSFRGSIVALDAQTGKQIWKSYTIPDTPHPTERKNSAGTAMWGPSGAAVWSPPTIDPKANEIYVATGNSYSDPPTPYTDAVIAFRMSDGKLLWHRQLTPDDRWNIACVAPGRENCPDQPGNDFDFGSPPILVTMPNGQRELIVGQKSGVVYALNPDRKGEIIWESRIGKGGPLGGIEWGGAAGGNAVYFPLSDWDPNNPAAGGGMFALRASTGKEIWHSPAPSPACLKDVGCSAAQSAPPTLVPGVVFSGSEDGHLRAYDTKDGSVLWDFNSLQAYHTVNGIDAHGGSMTATGPAVFGGMLYVQAGYTNNIAGNVLLAFSVDGK